TGCGAGAAGCCGCGACCGCCGACGTCATGCGGATGCGCCTGCGGGCGGGCTATACCGAAGAGCCGCTCACCTACTTTCGACAGCGGGTGAGTGAGGAGCCACACGACCTGGATTCACGCCGGTGGTATGCGGTGGCGCTGCGCGCTGCCGGCCAACCCGAAGAGGCGCTGAAGATCCTGGCCGACGCCCACGAGCTGCTCACGGCGGCGGGAGTGGCCGACCCGCGGATCTCCGTACCTCTGGCCGAGCTTCGATTGGCGGAGGGGGACAGTGCCGGCGCGTTCGCCCTGCTCGAGCCGATTCTGGAGCCGGATGTGCCGCGGGACACCGTGGTCGACGGTTCTCTGGTTCGGTTGCTGGTCTCGTTGGGGCAGCGGACCGAGGCGCAACGCCAGCTTGCGCTCCAACCGGAGGCGGTGGAGCGCGGTGAGCGAGCGGAGCTGGCGTTTACCCGCGGCTGGATCAGTGCCTGGCGGGGAGACGACGAGATGGCGGAGCGGCTTTACCGCGAGGCGCTCGAGCTCGACCCGTACCACCGGGAAGTGAGGGTGGCGCTCTACCGCCTGCTGCGAGCGCGGGGCCGCGACGCTGAGGCGACCGCTCTGGCGGAGCAGGCCTCAATGCTGCCCCTGCCCCTGGGGCCTGCCTTCCAGGCGGCGATCGCGAATTGAGCGGCAGCGATTTCGGGAGATTTCTTCAGTGGAGCCCCGCCTCGGCGAGCAGACCGGGGAAGGCGGACACCCCCGGGGCCTCTTCGAGCGCGTGCTGCCACAGGGTCGACGGCACCATGTAGCTCGTCCCCTTCTCGCGGGCGTGCAGGAGGCCGATCAGCAGGAAGGTGACTCCGTCGCCGCCTTCTCGCCGGGCGATGAAAACCGGACTGCCACTCTGTCCGTGCTCGACGGGCAGGCTCAGGATGAAGTCGTAGTGAACCGGCCCGAGCTCGTGGCGGCGGTTCAGCTCGACGATCTCTCCCGAATCGATCATCCGCCGACCGCCGTTGGGATAGCCGGTGGTAATGACCTGCATCCCCGCCTCGACCTCGGCCGGGTCGAAGCCGATGTGACCCCCGAAGACGGGCAGTTCCCGATCGGCGCCCACCGTCCGAAGCAGCGTCATGTCGCCCCGCACGTCGCGCGCGATCTCGATCAGCGGGATGTCTTCCGGGGAGTCCTCGCCGTCTTCGGACACCGCGATGAACGTTTGCTCCGGATCCCGCGGTACGGCCCGCGTGTTGTTCCGGTTCTCCTTCAGGAAATGCCCCTCCTGCACCACGTAGTTGGTGGGGTCGGCGACGTGGTGGTTGGTGAGCACCAGGTACTCGGTGCGGCCGTTCACCTCCGTCGTGCCGATGACGATTCCCGAGCCGTGCACCGAGAGGGGGCGCTTCACCACCGAACGCAGGCCGGAGGAGGGATCGGGCACCGTGAGCTCGACCCTGGCATCCGTACGCAGGCGCACCACGCTCGCGCTGATGGCCTCGTACGCCCGGCGGACCTCCGGCTCGAGCGGATCCACCACCGCGGCAGTCTGCGGCATCGCCTTCCCCGCCAGGGCAAACTGAGCGGCTGTCAGGGCGATGGCGACTGCAATTCCGTTCACGACGAGACTCCCGATAAAGGCGCCTGCTCGGTAGACTGCACTCCTGTGACGTAAGCCACCGGGGGTGCAAGGCCCGTGCCCCCCGCGCCACCCTCCAAGCGCTTGTAGCGACGTAGTTTGAGCGCTGCCAAGGGGAGTTGCCGCAGGAGCTTGCGCTCGCGGGGGCAGGGTGGCGCCGTATCTACCTTCGGCTGGTGGGTCCGGCCGCCCTGTGGAGCACCCGCGCCGGGTGTCGCTTGCTCCCCACGCGGGCTCGAAGGATATTCCGCCCGGGTAGCTGCACGTCCTCCAGAACGCACCGATGGCGCCCTTCCGTACGGACCATCCGACTCGCCCGCATTGCCTCGCTTCCGGAGGCGCTGGGCACGCAACCGCTTGCACGATCGCGTCGTGACCGGGGGATCCTCAGGCCGGGCTTGGTGGGAGGAGTACTTCGACGAGGATTTCCTGGCGGTCTACGGCGACCTGCTTTCACCCGAGGAATCCGCCGAGGAAGCCCTGGCCGCGGTCGAGGCGCTCGGCTTGAAGCCGCCCGCCACGATCCTCGATCTCGCCTGCGGCTGGGGGCGCCACTCACTCCCCCTGGCGGAGCTCGGATACACGGTCACCGGGCTCGATCGCTCGGCCACCCTGCTGGAGCGGGCGCACGCAGCCGCGCGGGAGCGGCGGCTTTCACCGGCGTACGTACGCGGTGACCTGCGTGCGCTCCCGTTCTCGGCCTCTTTTGACGCGGTACTCTGTTTCTTCTCCTCGCTGGGGTACTCAACCGACGAACACGATCTCGCGGCACTGCGCGAGGTCCGCCGGGTGCTGCGTCCGGGTGGACGATTGCTGATCGAGACGATGCACCGGGACCTCGTGGCCCGCGAGTTCGTGGAGCGGGACTG
This genomic stretch from Longimicrobiaceae bacterium harbors:
- a CDS encoding serine protease: MNGIAVAIALTAAQFALAGKAMPQTAAVVDPLEPEVRRAYEAISASVVRLRTDARVELTVPDPSSGLRSVVKRPLSVHGSGIVIGTTEVNGRTEYLVLTNHHVADPTNYVVQEGHFLKENRNNTRAVPRDPEQTFIAVSEDGEDSPEDIPLIEIARDVRGDMTLLRTVGADRELPVFGGHIGFDPAEVEAGMQVITTGYPNGGRRMIDSGEIVELNRRHELGPVHYDFILSLPVEHGQSGSPVFIARREGGDGVTFLLIGLLHAREKGTSYMVPSTLWQHALEEAPGVSAFPGLLAEAGLH
- a CDS encoding class I SAM-dependent methyltransferase, whose translation is MHDRVVTGGSSGRAWWEEYFDEDFLAVYGDLLSPEESAEEALAAVEALGLKPPATILDLACGWGRHSLPLAELGYTVTGLDRSATLLERAHAAARERRLSPAYVRGDLRALPFSASFDAVLCFFSSLGYSTDEHDLAALREVRRVLRPGGRLLIETMHRDLVAREFVERDWWEGPDGLPVLVEREFDAVAGVSREWLRWKDVEKYHEIRVRAASEWAGLLEAAGFEPIAWLGGWDLTPFDHTSERLIVVAAPRLQ